GAGAAGCATTTTAAGGGAGCAGCAGGAGAAGATGGATGAACAAAACGAAAAAATTGGTGCTCTTCTTACTGAGGCAGGCATTATAATTTGCTCACCTTCTCTAAACAGAGTGAAAGAAGGAGAAGTTAGCTTCTTAGAATCCACAGAGGCTTGTGACTGTTATGATATGCTGGCTAATACCAACATCCATATCAAGCATTTTAAGGATCAGATCAGTGGCTCAAGCATTATTGAAAGTCTTCCCTCCTTTCATAGCTTAAGAGTACCAGAAGTTAGCAAGGCTTCCAGTCACATGCTATCAAAAGTTAAAATGCCAATAGCTCATGAAGTCGTGGTTGGTCTTGATGATGAGGCAGAAAAAGTAATTGAACGACTTTTAAGTGGACCAGAACAGGTGGAAATTGTTCCCATTGTGGGAATGGCTGGGCTTGGTAAAACAACTTTAGCcgaaaaagtttacaatgataGTTCAATTATATTTAACTTCCAGATTCGTCTTTGGTGCACTGTTTCTCAAGAATTTGACATGAAAAGCTTGTTAATACAAATTTTGTGCTCTAATGGAAAACAATCTAGCATGGATGAAGAGCTTAAAAAGTTGAATGAACATGAATTGCTTCAAAAGCTCTATCAAAGGCTGAAGATGAAGAGGTATCTAGTTGTTTTTGATGATGTCTGGGACATTAAGGTATGGAATGAGCTGAGAATTTCATTTCCTGATGATAAGAAGAGAAGTAGGATCCTTTTTACGAGTCGATTTTCTAATGTGGCTTCACAGGTTCAATATGGTGGGGAACCTCACAATCTTCGCCCACTCAGTGAGAAAGAAAGTTTTGAATTACTGCATAAGAAGgtttttggaaaagaagattGTCCTCAAGCATTGCATGGATTGGGAATGGAGATTGCCAAAAAATGCATGGGATTGCCACTTGCACTAATTGTTGTAGCTGGAGCCCTAGCAACTACAGAGCATGATATTTTGGTTTGGGAAGAATTTGCTGAGAGTTTAACTTCGACCATGGTGTCTGGTGCAGGCCAGTGCAAGAAGTCGTTGGAGCTCAGTTATGAGCATTTACCATATCACTTGAAGGAATGCTTGCTGTATTTTGCTGCATTTCGAGAAGATGAAAAAATTGGTGCCAAGAATTTGATGCGTCTATGGATTGCAGAAGGGTTTGTGGAAAAAATTGAAGGAGAGAGATCAGAGGACATTGCAGAAGAATATCTGATggacctaattggccgaaactTAGTTATGGTAAGTGAAAACAGATCCATTGGTGGAGTCAAAACTTGTTACATTCACGATTTGATATTTGAGTTCTGTAAGGGCGAggcgaaagaaaagaaatttcttcaGGTCCTGCAAGGATATGATGAGCTTTCTAATTTTAATGAGCCTCCCAACCTACCACGATTGCCCATTTGCTCCAGTGGAGAAGATTTTATAAAGTCAAAGCTATTTTGTCCACATTTAGATACTCTGCTGCTCTGCAATGCTACTCCAGGATATGAGTTTGACTTGCTTAATATCTCCTTCCTTTTTGGCATCTACAAACATCTTAAAGTTTTGAATTTAGACATCAACCTAAGACTGGAGGAGCTTCCAACTGAAGTCGAATCACTTCTTTGTTTGAGGTACTTAGCCCTTACAGGTCGGACCATGAAATTCATTCCACCATCTATAGCCAAGCTCTCAcatttggaaaccttttgtgtATATTCTGGTGGGCTGGTTTCATTGCCAGATAGCATCTGGAACATGAAGAAGTTGAGGCAAGTATGTGTAAGGCGTCGCGTTGTTATTCGTTTCTCTTGCAATGACAACGTTCTTGAAAACCTCTCCTCTTTACCCAATTTAGACACACTCTCCAATCTGTATCTTTCTTATGATCAAGAAGGAGAGAACATATTGAGAAGGATTCCCAACGTTCGCCGACTTAAAATTTTCAATCTGGGGGGACAAAATATAGTATGCTGCAACATGAGTCGACTAGAATGCCTAGAATCACTCGTCTTAGCTGGCTACAGTCTCTCAGGTTCGCAGGAACATGTTGACCTTTCTTTTCCcatgaatttgaagaagttgtgTCTTTTCAATCTGCGTCTTCCCGGTTAGAAAAATGTCATTGATTGAACAACTACCGAATCTTGAAGTCCTAAAATTAAGATGGCGGTCAATGGAGGGCCAAAAATGGGAGCTGATGGAAGGAGGATTCCCCAAACTCAGGGTCTTGACTTTGGAATTCGCAAAGATTGTTGAGTGGACGGAGACAGACCCTGACAGTGATGATTACTTCCCGTGCCTTCAGCAACTAAAACTCCACGGAATTTATAATTTGGAAATGATGCCTTCTTGTTTAGGGCGTATATCTACTCTTGAAACAATTCAGGTGGCGCGTTGCGGAGATGGTGTCAAATCTTCAATACGGGAAATTGAAGAAGCACAGAAATATTATGGAAATGAGAATCTAAAGATCATCATATAGACTGAAGGGCATCAGTTGGTGCAATATCGGGTAATTTTTTTGTACTTCAGTTGCCTGTAATGCATGCACGAGCAcattgaaattgatgaacaaacaactaattattgctctattttttcttaatgaTATCATCAGGGAGTGCTACGGTAGTTTTTCCTCTTGAGATTGTAATTGGTCACCTGTGTGGTCTGACTTTCTTTGATACTTTTGTAGAAGATGGAGGTAAAAATTGGAAAGGATCGATGACTCTTTTCTTGTCAAGATATGGTGGAAACAATGAATGAGATTCGTACAATGTACACTGTTTTATCAATCTGCACGGCAGCATAAAGGTTATTCAGATAATTTGCTGTTGGCGTATTTTGTGTAATTTCGTTTTGCTGAATTTAGTTATCGTTGTGTGCTAATTCTTTTCAAACATGTATGAATTTGCTGAATTGGGGCTTGGAAAATAGGGACAATGTACGAAGGTACTGCCACAAAATGATTGGTTTTTGACTGGCAAGAAActctattatctttttttttttctttttttggcaaattacattttaccccctatgatttagtgtttttgtacataaccccctatggtttcaaaagctatatataACCTCCTCATGATTTGGATTTAAGTGTCAAACTAACGGAAATTATCATTAGTGACGAAACCTATTAAAATGTTGAAATTacccttatttaaaaattaaaatggctgaagtgattaaaatatataaacataatatacaTGACACACTAACCCTGTATGggtttatattttatcatataactctcttataatttaatactttaccataaaatttccttatgattttcaaaatatacacataaccctccctgtggttaataaataatttttaatttcatatagggatatttttgacattttaggtgacttcaTTATGGATTGCAAATTTCGTTACTTCGAcattttaatccaaatcatgagaagGTTATGATAGCTTTTAAAACTATAGGGgaattatatataaaaacactaaatcacatgggggtaaagtgtaatttgccctaaaAAAATGTTCATAATTCTCATTTTCTACGCAAGTGTTCTtttcaaaaaggaaaataactgaattattaaaaaaaaaggacaaaaaagtATTGACTGCAATGAGCTGAAATCAATAGCTTTTTCTTCAACTGTAGTTGCAAGTTAATTTGGATCTACAACAAAAGCTGGTAAGCTATTTAGTTTAGCTGGTATATTAAAGAAATTATTCATTGTTTGTCAAACTATTTAGTTTCTTCTCTAACATTTGATGTTGCAGTTGTCGTcattgtttcatttttcactttgaaaTTTTATATTTCGCAAGCTTGTCATAATTTCTTTAGGAGTAATAGagctcacaaaaaaaaaaatacttttggaaaattaagCACCCGATATGATAACTATATGTTATAAAAGAAACAGAATTTGCTTACCTGTGGGCATACATCATCCAAGTCCGAAAGTCTAACCAACACTTTAGTGTCTATTAAATTTGCCCACCATTTCCTCTCTGTCTGGTTTTTCCCTGAAAATTGCATCATTAGAAGATGTGGAAGTGCCAAGAATCAACCTGGCTCACAAGGCTTTGAAGTTTTAGCTCGACGGAGTTAGGATATTGTTTCATTAAGGGCACACTATTGAATAAGATTCTTTTAATTCTATTTATAAAATTAGATAATATAATCAACATATCAAGTAAGAGGAAGCAAGTAAGAGGAAGTAGACTTTCATTAATATGGAGGTAAAAGTTCTTGAATACGTTCTTGACTGTTTTTTTTATTGGTTGTGAATTAGGATTGTAAATGAATTGAGTCGAATTGAATTTCGACTTAATTGTGCAGAGTTTGACTTTATTTTACCATGCTCGAATTCGAGTTCAAACTCGATCAACCTTTTAGTACAAAATTCGATTTGAGTCAGGCTCAAATTTGAGCTTtatttaattcaaataaacataaattataattttttaaattttaaaaattgataaaatctctctctaataaatgataaaaatataGGGAACATACATATAATTTCactagaaataaagaaaaaaaaagtaaaaatacaTAAAATCAAATCGACTCAATGAGCCAATAACCTGAGTTGTTAAGCGAGCTCAAAATCGACTCGACTCAAGCAACTTTGAGTTCGAAATGAGTTTTGACCAAACAGGCTTGCTTCCCTTGTAGCCTTAATGTCAATTAAGTGTCAATTAAGCTTATATTTGTTGTAGAATCCTATTTTCAATTGTGTGTTATTGTACTGATTATCTTGACTTAAATTTGTTCACTTGTTGCAATTTGTCCACTGTTTCCTCTCTCTCTGGTTTTATCTGAAAATTGCATCATTAGAAGAAGTGGAAGTGCCAAGAATCAACTTGGCTCACAAGGCTTTCAAGTTTTAGCTCGACGGAGTGAGGATATTGTTTCATTAAGGGCACACTATTGAATAAGATTCTTTGAACTCTATTTATAGAATTAGATAATAGAATCTACATACCAAGTAATAGGAAgcagactctttttttttttttttttgtaagcgggaggactcgaacccgagacctcttgcttacactccctccccccgtaccacccaacccaaccctcccccccAGAAGCAGACTTTCATTAATATGTTACAAAGTTAAGACATATTGGAAAACTCATTGGTGAACTAAACTGGGATTTTTGCACACATATATGTCAATATACATTGATATGTAAAAAGTGCACCGTTCATCACAAA
This region of Coffea arabica cultivar ET-39 chromosome 3c, Coffea Arabica ET-39 HiFi, whole genome shotgun sequence genomic DNA includes:
- the LOC113734650 gene encoding putative late blight resistance protein homolog R1A-3 isoform X1, which encodes MDMASTCSIDRVFLDLQSLVDNPPVMYRIPKIRAAYLDIKFLKTFVMSARKWSHCNDLYLESDNVVKKVSLPSFLSCIEDTFHKYEEDIHSLFLMLKSDARDILYVGNEVFPKFLKQIKSFKQEIIQVYFNLASSRSLESNSCMPVDELMEFIDLILQNLADLTTSNLSIFDMDPQVITQFQALEAKLTFLKSFVPFAKLRGTADIPALLLAHFEVMALNAARLCYMCSFWDDEERHNPEFCSMIYEQQQKITAVDFQVYEIYMEVLRATRSSKSLHNRMMDKQILNNFNDSLISCLWELLCCSSSFMDSTKDEMGILYAGLRFLRSILREQQEKMDEQNEKIGALLTEAGIIICSPSLNRVKEGEVSFLESTEACDCYDMLANTNIHIKHFKDQISGSSIIESLPSFHSLRVPEVSKASSHMLSKVKMPIAHEVVVGLDDEAEKVIERLLSGPEQVEIVPIVGMAGLGKTTLAEKVYNDSSIIFNFQIRLWCTVSQEFDMKSLLIQILCSNGKQSSMDEELKKLNEHELLQKLYQRLKMKRYLVVFDDVWDIKVWNELRISFPDDKKRSRILFTSRFSNVASQVQYGGEPHNLRPLSEKESFELLHKKVFGKEDCPQALHGLGMEIAKKCMGLPLALIVVAGALATTEHDILVWEEFAESLTSTMVSGAGQCKKSLELSYEHLPYHLKECLLYFAAFREDEKIGAKNLMRLWIAEGFVEKIEGERSEDIAEEYLMDLIGRNLVMVSENRSIGGVKTCYIHDLIFEFCKGEAKEKKFLQVLQGYDELSNFNEPPNLPRLPICSSGEDFIKSKLFCPHLDTLLLCNATPGYEFDLLNISFLFGIYKHLKVLNLDINLRLEELPTEVESLLCLRYLALTGRTMKFIPPSIAKLSHLETFCVYSGGLVSLPDSIWNMKKLRQVCVRRRVVIRFSCNDNVLENLSSLPNLDTLSNLYLSYDQEGENILRRIPNVRRLKIFNLGGQNIVCCNMSRLECLESLVLAGYSLSGSQEHVDLSFPMNLKKLCLFNLRLPG
- the LOC113734650 gene encoding putative late blight resistance protein homolog R1B-17 isoform X2 — its product is MDMASTCSIDRVFLDLQSLVDNPPVMYRIPKIRAAYLDIKFLKTFVMSARKWSHCNDLYLESDNVVKKVSLPSFLSCIEDTFHKYEEDIHSLFLMLKSDARDILYVGNEVFPKFLKQIKSFKQEIIQVYFNLASSRSLESNSCMPVDELMEFIDLILQNLADLTTSNLSIFDMDPQVITQFQALEAKLTFLKSFVPFAKLRGTADIPALLLAHFEVMALNAARLCYMCSFWDDEERHNPEFCSMIYEQQQKITAVDFQVYEIYMEVLRATRSSKSLHNRMMDKQILNNFNDSLISCLWELLCCSSSFMDSTKDEMGILYAGLRFLRSILREQQEKMDEQNEKIGALLTEAGIIICSPSLNRVKEGEVSFLESTEACDCYDMLANTNIHIKHFKDQISGSSIIESLPSFHSLRVPEVSKASSHMLSKVKMPIAHEVVVGLDDEAEKVIERLLSGPEQVEIVPIVGMAGLGKTTLAEKVYNDSSIIFNFQIRLWCTVSQEFDMKSLLIQILCSNGKQSSMDEELKKLNEHELLQKLYQRLKMKRYLVVFDDVWDIKVQYGGEPHNLRPLSEKESFELLHKKVFGKEDCPQALHGLGMEIAKKCMGLPLALIVVAGALATTEHDILVWEEFAESLTSTMVSGAGQCKKSLELSYEHLPYHLKECLLYFAAFREDEKIGAKNLMRLWIAEGFVEKIEGERSEDIAEEYLMDLIGRNLVMVSENRSIGGVKTCYIHDLIFEFCKGEAKEKKFLQVLQGYDELSNFNEPPNLPRLPICSSGEDFIKSKLFCPHLDTLLLCNATPGYEFDLLNISFLFGIYKHLKVLNLDINLRLEELPTEVESLLCLRYLALTGRTMKFIPPSIAKLSHLETFCVYSGGLVSLPDSIWNMKKLRQVCVRRRVVIRFSCNDNVLENLSSLPNLDTLSNLYLSYDQEGENILRRIPNVRRLKIFNLGGQNIVCCNMSRLECLESLVLAGYSLSGSQEHVDLSFPMNLKKLCLFNLRLPG
- the LOC113735604 gene encoding putative late blight resistance protein homolog R1A-3, whose amino-acid sequence is MEGQKWELMEGGFPKLRVLTLEFAKIVEWTETDPDSDDYFPCLQQLKLHGIYNLEMMPSCLGRISTLETIQVARCGDGVKSSIREIEEAQKYYGNENLKIII